Proteins found in one Leguminivora glycinivorella isolate SPB_JAAS2020 chromosome 4, LegGlyc_1.1, whole genome shotgun sequence genomic segment:
- the LOC125225285 gene encoding chromodomain-helicase-DNA-binding protein 1 isoform X2 yields the protein MHLNGSMKESGSDSASEKGDKSESSGSGSGSDSDSGSSSSGSGSEGKSGSEKSSAHDGHQSDYSKSSPKNSIANSTKSDHHSDKDSSDDFHSKTKTTNNHDKVNSEFWEDNPDIYGIRRSGRSRKKPDRLKVADSDSSDKGQSQNRKSRKRSDSWNSDSSDSDSDMKGSPPPPSKRPGQRSVPLRKKKPARRRRLSSEDDESTEGSDEESQRGATRRAAAAVSYKEASDEQTDSSDLLDPVEGEGEAEAEPEVEDHSETIERVLGHRRGKKGVTGNVTTIYYIEENGDPNEGCDPTDEESTEPQYLIKWKGWSHIHNTWESEKSLAEQKVKGLKKLENYIKKESELSWWRKQAGPEDIDYYECQAELQQELVKTYNNVERIIAEQTREIEGGGTAHEYFCKWESLPYADATWEDSALIERKWPVQVEQFKAREGANTTPSRHCPVLRRRPKFHQVKSQPEYLGSDQTYCLRDYQMDGLNWLIHSWCKDNSVILADEMGLGKTIQTISFLYYLFKSQQLYGPFLCVVPLSTMTAWQREFQQWAPDINVVVYIGDVISRDIIRQFEWSFHPSKRLKFNAILTTYEILLKDRQFLRQFSWACLLVDEAHRLKNDDSLLYKALKEFDTNHRLLVTGTPLQNSLKELWALLHFIMPYKFESWEDFEKDHEDAATKGYEKLHKQLEPFILRRQKKDVEKSLPAKVEQILRVEMTSIQKQYYKWILTKNYSALRKGVKGSINTFINIVIELKKCCNHALLTKPEDFESRASLATTDAVEKLLRGSGKLLLLDKLLCRLKETGHRVLIFSQMVRMLDILAEYLQRRHFPFQRLDGSIKGEIRKQALDHFNAEGSNDFCFLLSTRAGGLGINLATADTVIIFDSDWNPQNDLQAQARAHRIGQKNQVNIYRLVTARSVEEDIVERAKRKMVLDHLVIQRMDTTGRTVLNKRDSSGTTANNPFNKEDLNAILKFGAEELFKDDDENDEEPVCDIDEILQRAETRDEGPAMVGDELLSAFKVASFAFDEEKAVMEVKKEATEEESKDWDDIIPENVRKTIAEEEKNKEMEDLYLPPRRKNLQNNSAESRRNRKRGGRASGAEGDGEGEADESYASEGDASADDDRPRKRGRPPASHREKIKGFTDQEIRRFVKSYKKFSAPLKHLDSIACDAELQEKPLAELKKLGEILQERCKAVLNDTSEQTNEPSDGRKNARKTFKLGGVPVNAKTMAACQDELAPLDGFLPETKEERLKWQLDFRTRPPNFDVEWTVADDSKLLAGIYQYGLGSWEAIKMDSSFEIGEKILTNEDKKPQAKHLQSRADYLLKLIKKLLDQKNGKQKQRKPRTKRGNKEPVTKDIIEDDISSADEKKPNKTKNEKADKNKTKEEMSHDEGNDKKDKNKKRSKKGDKDRLKGDKAKGRKKPTAVGSRPMHFTANHEPRALEVLGDLDPAVFEECKEKMRPVKKALRALDNPDQTLTESEQVTKTRTCLTQIGTQIDICLEEYPDPEKKVEWRSNLWYFVSKFTNFDAKQLYKLYKYGLKKSDTPTKQKKDVKHKENVKVKNNHNANNHVKNSKEAKNGENNVKKEKRPKIEKNKSGKTTEKIPHTSGVKRKLEEGECDPEPNENKRHERHKHKHSSKDRSLKRDDLTYRERSRSERERDRERDRDRERDRERDRDRDRSRTRRDSGGVTPRARAAYPPHAHAEHAAHPAHPPHPGSGWTPPAYPGPRQYRGDRNPRPHDKRSRYGYGGMAGSYGGYYDGAAMPGGMGFPPARSYPEDWRGYSQPEYYDERDYEREVYRRDYDRRAPPT from the exons ATGCACCTG AATGGCTCAATGAAAGAATCTGGGAGTGATTCCGCAAGTGAGAAAGGTGACAAATCTGAATCAAGTGGATCTGGTTCAGGAAGTGACAG TGATAGTGGCTCCAGTTCTTCAGGATCTGGTTCAGAAGGCAAGTCAGGGTCTGAAAAATCATCAGCACATGATGGGCATCAAAGTGACTACTCCAAATCTTCACCTAAAAATAGTATCGCAAATTCTACTAAATCAGATCATCATAGTGATAAAGACTCCTCTGATGACTTCCACTCGAAGACTAAAACAACAAATAATCATGATAAAGTGAATTCTGAATTCTGGGAGGATAATCCTGACATTTATGGCATAAGAAGATCAGGTAGATCTCGAAAGAAGCCTGATCGACTTAAAGTAGCAGATAGTGATTCCAGTGATAAAGGGCAAAGTCAGAACAGAAAGAGCAGAAAAAGAAG TGACTCATGGAATTCAGATTCATCAGATAGTGATAGTGACATGAAAGGTTCTCCTCCCCCACCTTCAAAACGACCTGGCCAAAGAAGtgtacctcttagaaaaaagaAGCCAGCTAGAAGAAGAAGGTTGTCTAGTGAAGATGATGAAAGTACTGAAGGCTCTGATGAAGAATCACAAAG GGGAGCAACACGTCGAGCTGCAGCAGCTGTTAGTTATAAGGAAGCTAGTGATGAACAAACTGATTCATCAGATCTTTTGGATCCTGTAGAAGGTGAAGGTGAAGCTGAAGCGGAACCTGAAGTTGAAGACCACAGTGAAACTATTGAAAGGGTTTTAGGTCACCGAAGAGGAAAAAAGGGAG TCACTGGGAATGTGACTACAATATACTACATAGAAGAAAATGGAGATCCCAATGAAGGGTGCGACCCTACTGATGAAGAGTCAACGGAACCTCAGTACCTGATCAAATGGAAGGGTTGGTCTCACATACATAACACATGGGAGTCAGAAAAATCATTAGCTGAACAAAAAGTTAAAGGCCTTAAGAAATTAGAAAACTATATTAAAAAAGAGTCAGAATTGTCTTGGTGGAGGAAACAAGCTGGCCCTGAAGATATTGATTATTATGAATGTCAAGCCGAATTACAACAAGAATTAGTAAAGACTTACAACAATGTTGAACGAATTATAG CTGAGCAAACTAGAGAAATAGAAGGtggtggaactgctcatgaatATTTCTGTAAATGGGAATCTCTCCCTTATGCTGACGCAACCTGGGAAGATTCTGCCCTGATAGAGAGAAAATGGCCAGTTCAAGTGGAACAATTTAAGGCTAGAGAAGGAGCTAACACTACTCCCTCAAGACATTGCCCTGTTCTAAGAAGAAGGCCCAAGTTTCATCAAGTCAAATCACAACCAGAGTATTTGGGGTCTGATCAG ACATACTGTTTAAGGGATTATCAAATGGATGGATTAAACTGGTTAATACATTCCTGGTGTAAAGACAACTCTGTAATTTTAGCTGATGAGATGGGCTTAGGAAAAACTATTCAG acaaTATCATTTTTATATTACCTATTTAAATCTCAACAACTGTATGGACCATTCCTGTGTGTTGTACCTTTAAGTACTATGACGGCGTGGCAGAGAGAGTTTCAGCAGTGGGCGCCTGATATCAATGTCGTTGTTTACATTGGTGACGTCATAAGCAGAGACATT ATCAGGCAGTTTGAATGGAGCTTTCATCCTTCGAAGAGATTAAAATTCAATGCCATCCTTACTACCTATGAAATATTGCTAAAAGACCGGCAATTTTTAAGACAATTTAGTTGGGCATGCTTGCTGGTAGATGAGGCTCACAGGTTAAAAAACGATGATTCGTTATTATACAAAGCCTTAAAAGAATTTGACACAAATCACAGACTACTAGTCACAGGTACTCCATTACAAAATTCCCTTAAGGAGCTATGGGCCCTTCTACACTTCATAATGCCTTACAA gTTTGAATCATGGGAAGACTTTGAAAAAGACCATGAAGATGCTGCCACAAAGGGATATGAAAAACTACATAAGCAATTGGAACCCTTCATTCTCAGAAGGCAAAAGAAAGATGTAGAGAAATCTTTGCCTGCAAAAGTGGAGCAAATATTGAGGGTTGAAATGACTTCAATACAAAAACAATACTACAAATGGATCCTAACGAAGAATTACAGTGCTTTGCGCAAAGGCGTGAAGGGTTCTATAAACACGTTCATCAATATCGTGATAGAACTTAAAAAATGCTGTAATCATGCGCTTTTGACGAAACCTGAAGATTTCGAATCAAGAGCATCTCTTGCTACAACAGATGCCGTAGAG aAATTATTGAGAGGATCAGGAAAACTTCTTCTATTGGACAAACTGCTATGTAGGTTAAAAGAGACTGGACATCGGGTGTTAATATTCTCACAAATGGTGCGGATGTTGGACATCTTGGCGGAATATTTACAAAGACGACATTTCCCCTTTCAACGTttagatggcagcattaaagGGGAAATTAGAAAGCAAGCTCTCGATCATTTTAATGCAGAGGGTTCAAACGATTTTTGTTTCCTCCTTTCTACAAGAGCTGGCGGGTTAGGTATTAATTTGGCTACTGCTGATACTGTGATAATATTTGATTCTGATTGGAATCCACAAAACGATTTGCAAGCTCAAGCTCGTGCACATCGAATTGGTCAGAAAAATCAG GTAAACATTTACCGGTTAGTCACCGCGCGATCCGTGGAAGAGGACATCGTAGAACGCGCGAAACGGAAAATGGTGCTAGATCATCTCGTCATCCAGAGGATGGACACGACTGGCAGGACCGTCCTCAACAAGCGGGACTCCTCCGGCACGACGGCGAATAACCCTTTCAATAAGGAGGACTTGAACGCTATTCTGAAGTTCGGCGCTGAGGAACTGTTCAAGGATGACGATGAAAACGATGAGGAGCCTGTC TGTGATATAGATGAGATTTTGCAACGCGCCGAAACTCGTGATGAGGGCCCGGCTATGGTAGGAGATGAACTCTTGTCAGCATTCAAAGTCGCCAGTTTCGCATTTGATGAAGAGAAAGCTGTTATGGAGGTCAAAAAAGAAGCTACGGAAGAGGAAAGCAAAGACTGG GATGATATAATCCCCGAAAACGTGCGAAAGACAATTGCGGAGGAAGAAAAGAACAAGGAAATGGAAGATTTATACTTACCACCCAGAAGAAagaatttacaaaacaatagcGCAGAAAGCA GACGTAATCGAAAGCGTGGCGGCCGAGCCTCGGGAGCCGAAGGTGACGGCGAGGGCGAGGCGGACGAGAGCTACGCGTCCGAGGGCGACGCCAGCGCCGACGACGACCGCCCGCGCAAGCGCGGCCGTCCGCCCGCCTCTCACAGGGAGAAGATCAAGGGATTCACGGATCAAGAG ATAAGAAGATTTGTGAAGAGTTACAAGAAATTTTCTGCGCCTCTGAAACATCTTGATAGTATAGCATGTGATGCTGAACTACAAGAAAAGCCGTTGGCAGAATTAAAGAAGCTCGGCGAGATACTTCAAGAGAGGTGTAAGGCTGTCTTAAATGATACTTCGGAACAGACAA ATGAACCAAGTGACGGGCGTAAAAATGCTAGAAAAACGTTTAAACTCGGAGGTGTACCTGTAAATGCCAAAACAATGGCAGCGTGCCAAGACGAGCTTGCTCCTTTAGACGGATTCTTGCCAGAGACTAAAGAAGAAAGGTTAAAATGGCAATTAGATTTCAG gacaAGGCCACCTAATTTTGATGTTGAATGGACAGTAGCAGACGACTCGAAATTGCTTGCCGGTATTTATCAATACGGATTGGGATCTTGGGAGGCTATCAAAATGGATTCCTCCTTTGAGATTGGTGAGAAAATTCTGACCAATGAAGATAAGAAACCTCAAGCAAAGCATTTACAGTCAAGAGCAGATTATTTGCTGAAGCTTATCAAAAAACTTCTCGATCAGAAAAACGGGAAACAAAAACAAAGAAAGCCGCGAACAAAGCGAGGCAATAAAGAACCTGTTACTAAGGATATTATAGAAGATGATATTAGTTCTGCTGATGAAAAGAaaccaaataaaactaaaaatgaaAAGGCAGACAAG AACAAAACAAAAGAAGAAATGTCACATGATGAAGGTAATGACAAGAAGGATAAAAACAAGAAACGCTCAAAGAAAGGCGACAAAGATCGGTTGAAAGGCGACAAAGCCAAAGGTCGTAAGAAACCTACAGCCGTAGGCAGCAGACCCATGCATTTTACTGCCAATCACGAGCCACGTGCCTTAGAGGTATTAGGAGATCTCGACCCTGCAGTTTTTGAAGAG TGTAAAGAAAAGATGAGACCAGTAAAGAAAGCTCTAAGAGCATTAGATAACCCAGACCAGACATTAACAGAGTCGGAACAAGTAACGAAAACCAGAACGTGTTTAACACAAATAGGAACTCAAATAGATATATGTTTAGAAGAATATCCAGATCCTGAGAAGAAAGTTGAATGGAGAAGTAATCTCTGGTACTTTGTTTCAAAATTTACAAATTTTGATGCAAAACAGTTGTATAAGTTGTATAAGTATGGTCTTAAGAAATCAGATACACCCACCAAACAAAAGAAAGATGTCAAACACAAAGAAAATGTTAAG GTTAAGAACAATCACAACGCCAATAATCATGTAAAAAATAGTAAAGAGGCTAAAAATGGTGAAAATAATGTTAAGAAGGAGAAACGGCCCAAAATTGAGAAAAATAAGTCTGGAAAGACAACtgaaaaaataccacacacATCGGGCGTTAAAAGAAAACTGGAAGAAGGTGAATGCGATCCAGAACCCAACGAAAATAAACGGCACGAAAG ACATAAACACAAGCACTCGAGCAAGGATAGGAGCCTGAAGCGCGATGATTTGACCTACAGAGAACGTAGTCGATCGGAGCGGGAGCGAGATCGCGAGCGGGACCGAGACCGGGAGCGCGACAGGGAGCGCGATCGGGACCGCGACCGCTCGCGCACGCGGCGCGACAGCGGCGGAGTCacgccgcgcgcgcgcgccgcctaCCCGCCGCACGCGCACGCCGAGCACGCCGCGCACCCCGCGCACCCGCCGCACCCCGGCTCCGGCTGGACGCCGCCCGCCTACCCCGGCCCGCGCCAGTACCGCGGCGACCGCAACCCCCGCCCGCATGACAAGAGGAG TCGGTACGGGTACGGCGGCATGGCGGGCAGCTACGGGGGCTACTACGACGGCGCGGCCATGCCGGGCGGCATGGGCTTCCCGCCCGCGCGCTCCTACCCCGAGGACTGGCGCGGCTACTCGCAGCCCGAGTACTATGACGAGCGCGACTACGAGCGCGAGGTCTACAGGAGGGACTACGACCGCCGCGCCCCTCCCACGTAA
- the LOC125225285 gene encoding chromodomain-helicase-DNA-binding protein 1 isoform X3, translating into MHLNGSMKESGSDSASEKGDKSESSGSGSGSDSDSGSSSSGSGSEGKSGSEKSSAHDGHQSDYSKSSPKNSIANSTKSDHHSDKDSSDDFHSKTKTTNNHDKVNSEFWEDNPDIYGIRRSGRSRKKPDRLKVADSDSSDKGQSQNRKSRKRSDSWNSDSSDSDSDMKGSPPPPSKRPGQRSVPLRKKKPARRRRLSSEDDESTEGSDEESQSRGATRRAAAAVSYKEASDEQTDSSDLLDPVEGEGEAEAEPEVEDHSETIERVLGHRRGKKGVTGNVTTIYYIEENGDPNEGCDPTDEESTEPQYLIKWKGWSHIHNTWESEKSLAEQKVKGLKKLENYIKKESELSWWRKQAGPEDIDYYECQAELQQELVKTYNNVERIIAEQTREIEGGGTAHEYFCKWESLPYADATWEDSALIERKWPVQVEQFKAREGANTTPSRHCPVLRRRPKFHQVKSQPEYLGSDQTYCLRDYQMDGLNWLIHSWCKDNSVILADEMGLGKTIQTISFLYYLFKSQQLYGPFLCVVPLSTMTAWQREFQQWAPDINVVVYIGDVISRDIIRQFEWSFHPSKRLKFNAILTTYEILLKDRQFLRQFSWACLLVDEAHRLKNDDSLLYKALKEFDTNHRLLVTGTPLQNSLKELWALLHFIMPYKFESWEDFEKDHEDAATKGYEKLHKQLEPFILRRQKKDVEKSLPAKVEQILRVEMTSIQKQYYKWILTKNYSALRKGVKGSINTFINIVIELKKCCNHALLTKPEDFESRASLATTDAVEKLLRGSGKLLLLDKLLCRLKETGHRVLIFSQMVRMLDILAEYLQRRHFPFQRLDGSIKGEIRKQALDHFNAEGSNDFCFLLSTRAGGLGINLATADTVIIFDSDWNPQNDLQAQARAHRIGQKNQVNIYRLVTARSVEEDIVERAKRKMVLDHLVIQRMDTTGRTVLNKRDSSGTTANNPFNKEDLNAILKFGAEELFKDDDENDEEPVCDIDEILQRAETRDEGPAMVGDELLSAFKVASFAFDEEKAVMEVKKEATEEESKDWDDIIPENVRKTIAEEEKNKEMEDLYLPPRRKNLQNNSAESRRNRKRGGRASGAEGDGEGEADESYASEGDASADDDRPRKRGRPPASHREKIKGFTDQEIRRFVKSYKKFSAPLKHLDSIACDAELQEKPLAELKKLGEILQERCKAVLNDTSEQTNEPSDGRKNARKTFKLGGVPVNAKTMAACQDELAPLDGFLPETKEERLKWQLDFRTRPPNFDVEWTVADDSKLLAGIYQYGLGSWEAIKMDSSFEIGEKILTNEDKKPQAKHLQSRADYLLKLIKKLLDQKNGKQKQRKPRTKRGNKEPVTKDIIEDDISSADEKKPNKTKNEKADKNKTKEEMSHDEGNDKKDKNKKRSKKGDKDRLKGDKAKGRKKPTAVGSRPMHFTANHEPRALEVLGDLDPAVFEECKEKMRPVKKALRALDNPDQTLTESEQVTKTRTCLTQIGTQIDICLEEYPDPEKKVEWRSNLWYFVSKFTNFDAKQLYKLYKYGLKKSDTPTKQKKDVKHKENVKVKNNHNANNHVKNSKEAKNGENNVKKEKRPKIEKNKSGKTTEKIPHTSGVKRKLEEGECDPEPNENKRHERERSRSERERDRERDRDRERDRERDRDRDRSRTRRDSGGVTPRARAAYPPHAHAEHAAHPAHPPHPGSGWTPPAYPGPRQYRGDRNPRPHDKRSRYGYGGMAGSYGGYYDGAAMPGGMGFPPARSYPEDWRGYSQPEYYDERDYEREVYRRDYDRRAPPT; encoded by the exons ATGCACCTG AATGGCTCAATGAAAGAATCTGGGAGTGATTCCGCAAGTGAGAAAGGTGACAAATCTGAATCAAGTGGATCTGGTTCAGGAAGTGACAG TGATAGTGGCTCCAGTTCTTCAGGATCTGGTTCAGAAGGCAAGTCAGGGTCTGAAAAATCATCAGCACATGATGGGCATCAAAGTGACTACTCCAAATCTTCACCTAAAAATAGTATCGCAAATTCTACTAAATCAGATCATCATAGTGATAAAGACTCCTCTGATGACTTCCACTCGAAGACTAAAACAACAAATAATCATGATAAAGTGAATTCTGAATTCTGGGAGGATAATCCTGACATTTATGGCATAAGAAGATCAGGTAGATCTCGAAAGAAGCCTGATCGACTTAAAGTAGCAGATAGTGATTCCAGTGATAAAGGGCAAAGTCAGAACAGAAAGAGCAGAAAAAGAAG TGACTCATGGAATTCAGATTCATCAGATAGTGATAGTGACATGAAAGGTTCTCCTCCCCCACCTTCAAAACGACCTGGCCAAAGAAGtgtacctcttagaaaaaagaAGCCAGCTAGAAGAAGAAGGTTGTCTAGTGAAGATGATGAAAGTACTGAAGGCTCTGATGAAGAATCACAAAG TAGGGGAGCAACACGTCGAGCTGCAGCAGCTGTTAGTTATAAGGAAGCTAGTGATGAACAAACTGATTCATCAGATCTTTTGGATCCTGTAGAAGGTGAAGGTGAAGCTGAAGCGGAACCTGAAGTTGAAGACCACAGTGAAACTATTGAAAGGGTTTTAGGTCACCGAAGAGGAAAAAAGGGAG TCACTGGGAATGTGACTACAATATACTACATAGAAGAAAATGGAGATCCCAATGAAGGGTGCGACCCTACTGATGAAGAGTCAACGGAACCTCAGTACCTGATCAAATGGAAGGGTTGGTCTCACATACATAACACATGGGAGTCAGAAAAATCATTAGCTGAACAAAAAGTTAAAGGCCTTAAGAAATTAGAAAACTATATTAAAAAAGAGTCAGAATTGTCTTGGTGGAGGAAACAAGCTGGCCCTGAAGATATTGATTATTATGAATGTCAAGCCGAATTACAACAAGAATTAGTAAAGACTTACAACAATGTTGAACGAATTATAG CTGAGCAAACTAGAGAAATAGAAGGtggtggaactgctcatgaatATTTCTGTAAATGGGAATCTCTCCCTTATGCTGACGCAACCTGGGAAGATTCTGCCCTGATAGAGAGAAAATGGCCAGTTCAAGTGGAACAATTTAAGGCTAGAGAAGGAGCTAACACTACTCCCTCAAGACATTGCCCTGTTCTAAGAAGAAGGCCCAAGTTTCATCAAGTCAAATCACAACCAGAGTATTTGGGGTCTGATCAG ACATACTGTTTAAGGGATTATCAAATGGATGGATTAAACTGGTTAATACATTCCTGGTGTAAAGACAACTCTGTAATTTTAGCTGATGAGATGGGCTTAGGAAAAACTATTCAG acaaTATCATTTTTATATTACCTATTTAAATCTCAACAACTGTATGGACCATTCCTGTGTGTTGTACCTTTAAGTACTATGACGGCGTGGCAGAGAGAGTTTCAGCAGTGGGCGCCTGATATCAATGTCGTTGTTTACATTGGTGACGTCATAAGCAGAGACATT ATCAGGCAGTTTGAATGGAGCTTTCATCCTTCGAAGAGATTAAAATTCAATGCCATCCTTACTACCTATGAAATATTGCTAAAAGACCGGCAATTTTTAAGACAATTTAGTTGGGCATGCTTGCTGGTAGATGAGGCTCACAGGTTAAAAAACGATGATTCGTTATTATACAAAGCCTTAAAAGAATTTGACACAAATCACAGACTACTAGTCACAGGTACTCCATTACAAAATTCCCTTAAGGAGCTATGGGCCCTTCTACACTTCATAATGCCTTACAA gTTTGAATCATGGGAAGACTTTGAAAAAGACCATGAAGATGCTGCCACAAAGGGATATGAAAAACTACATAAGCAATTGGAACCCTTCATTCTCAGAAGGCAAAAGAAAGATGTAGAGAAATCTTTGCCTGCAAAAGTGGAGCAAATATTGAGGGTTGAAATGACTTCAATACAAAAACAATACTACAAATGGATCCTAACGAAGAATTACAGTGCTTTGCGCAAAGGCGTGAAGGGTTCTATAAACACGTTCATCAATATCGTGATAGAACTTAAAAAATGCTGTAATCATGCGCTTTTGACGAAACCTGAAGATTTCGAATCAAGAGCATCTCTTGCTACAACAGATGCCGTAGAG aAATTATTGAGAGGATCAGGAAAACTTCTTCTATTGGACAAACTGCTATGTAGGTTAAAAGAGACTGGACATCGGGTGTTAATATTCTCACAAATGGTGCGGATGTTGGACATCTTGGCGGAATATTTACAAAGACGACATTTCCCCTTTCAACGTttagatggcagcattaaagGGGAAATTAGAAAGCAAGCTCTCGATCATTTTAATGCAGAGGGTTCAAACGATTTTTGTTTCCTCCTTTCTACAAGAGCTGGCGGGTTAGGTATTAATTTGGCTACTGCTGATACTGTGATAATATTTGATTCTGATTGGAATCCACAAAACGATTTGCAAGCTCAAGCTCGTGCACATCGAATTGGTCAGAAAAATCAG GTAAACATTTACCGGTTAGTCACCGCGCGATCCGTGGAAGAGGACATCGTAGAACGCGCGAAACGGAAAATGGTGCTAGATCATCTCGTCATCCAGAGGATGGACACGACTGGCAGGACCGTCCTCAACAAGCGGGACTCCTCCGGCACGACGGCGAATAACCCTTTCAATAAGGAGGACTTGAACGCTATTCTGAAGTTCGGCGCTGAGGAACTGTTCAAGGATGACGATGAAAACGATGAGGAGCCTGTC TGTGATATAGATGAGATTTTGCAACGCGCCGAAACTCGTGATGAGGGCCCGGCTATGGTAGGAGATGAACTCTTGTCAGCATTCAAAGTCGCCAGTTTCGCATTTGATGAAGAGAAAGCTGTTATGGAGGTCAAAAAAGAAGCTACGGAAGAGGAAAGCAAAGACTGG GATGATATAATCCCCGAAAACGTGCGAAAGACAATTGCGGAGGAAGAAAAGAACAAGGAAATGGAAGATTTATACTTACCACCCAGAAGAAagaatttacaaaacaatagcGCAGAAAGCA GACGTAATCGAAAGCGTGGCGGCCGAGCCTCGGGAGCCGAAGGTGACGGCGAGGGCGAGGCGGACGAGAGCTACGCGTCCGAGGGCGACGCCAGCGCCGACGACGACCGCCCGCGCAAGCGCGGCCGTCCGCCCGCCTCTCACAGGGAGAAGATCAAGGGATTCACGGATCAAGAG ATAAGAAGATTTGTGAAGAGTTACAAGAAATTTTCTGCGCCTCTGAAACATCTTGATAGTATAGCATGTGATGCTGAACTACAAGAAAAGCCGTTGGCAGAATTAAAGAAGCTCGGCGAGATACTTCAAGAGAGGTGTAAGGCTGTCTTAAATGATACTTCGGAACAGACAA ATGAACCAAGTGACGGGCGTAAAAATGCTAGAAAAACGTTTAAACTCGGAGGTGTACCTGTAAATGCCAAAACAATGGCAGCGTGCCAAGACGAGCTTGCTCCTTTAGACGGATTCTTGCCAGAGACTAAAGAAGAAAGGTTAAAATGGCAATTAGATTTCAG gacaAGGCCACCTAATTTTGATGTTGAATGGACAGTAGCAGACGACTCGAAATTGCTTGCCGGTATTTATCAATACGGATTGGGATCTTGGGAGGCTATCAAAATGGATTCCTCCTTTGAGATTGGTGAGAAAATTCTGACCAATGAAGATAAGAAACCTCAAGCAAAGCATTTACAGTCAAGAGCAGATTATTTGCTGAAGCTTATCAAAAAACTTCTCGATCAGAAAAACGGGAAACAAAAACAAAGAAAGCCGCGAACAAAGCGAGGCAATAAAGAACCTGTTACTAAGGATATTATAGAAGATGATATTAGTTCTGCTGATGAAAAGAaaccaaataaaactaaaaatgaaAAGGCAGACAAG AACAAAACAAAAGAAGAAATGTCACATGATGAAGGTAATGACAAGAAGGATAAAAACAAGAAACGCTCAAAGAAAGGCGACAAAGATCGGTTGAAAGGCGACAAAGCCAAAGGTCGTAAGAAACCTACAGCCGTAGGCAGCAGACCCATGCATTTTACTGCCAATCACGAGCCACGTGCCTTAGAGGTATTAGGAGATCTCGACCCTGCAGTTTTTGAAGAG TGTAAAGAAAAGATGAGACCAGTAAAGAAAGCTCTAAGAGCATTAGATAACCCAGACCAGACATTAACAGAGTCGGAACAAGTAACGAAAACCAGAACGTGTTTAACACAAATAGGAACTCAAATAGATATATGTTTAGAAGAATATCCAGATCCTGAGAAGAAAGTTGAATGGAGAAGTAATCTCTGGTACTTTGTTTCAAAATTTACAAATTTTGATGCAAAACAGTTGTATAAGTTGTATAAGTATGGTCTTAAGAAATCAGATACACCCACCAAACAAAAGAAAGATGTCAAACACAAAGAAAATGTTAAG GTTAAGAACAATCACAACGCCAATAATCATGTAAAAAATAGTAAAGAGGCTAAAAATGGTGAAAATAATGTTAAGAAGGAGAAACGGCCCAAAATTGAGAAAAATAAGTCTGGAAAGACAACtgaaaaaataccacacacATCGGGCGTTAAAAGAAAACTGGAAGAAGGTGAATGCGATCCAGAACCCAACGAAAATAAACGGCACGAAAG AGAACGTAGTCGATCGGAGCGGGAGCGAGATCGCGAGCGGGACCGAGACCGGGAGCGCGACAGGGAGCGCGATCGGGACCGCGACCGCTCGCGCACGCGGCGCGACAGCGGCGGAGTCacgccgcgcgcgcgcgccgcctaCCCGCCGCACGCGCACGCCGAGCACGCCGCGCACCCCGCGCACCCGCCGCACCCCGGCTCCGGCTGGACGCCGCCCGCCTACCCCGGCCCGCGCCAGTACCGCGGCGACCGCAACCCCCGCCCGCATGACAAGAGGAG TCGGTACGGGTACGGCGGCATGGCGGGCAGCTACGGGGGCTACTACGACGGCGCGGCCATGCCGGGCGGCATGGGCTTCCCGCCCGCGCGCTCCTACCCCGAGGACTGGCGCGGCTACTCGCAGCCCGAGTACTATGACGAGCGCGACTACGAGCGCGAGGTCTACAGGAGGGACTACGACCGCCGCGCCCCTCCCACGTAA